The following coding sequences are from one uncultured Bacteroides sp. window:
- a CDS encoding V-type ATP synthase subunit K, protein MEMNLFIAYLGIAVMVGLSGIGSAFGVTIAGNAAIGALKKNDSAFGNFLVLTALPGTQGLYGFAGYFMFQTIFGVLTPSITAIQAAAVLGAGIGLGLVALFSAIRQGQVCANGIAAIGQGYNVFGNTLILAVFPELYAIVALAATFLMGSALV, encoded by the coding sequence ATGGAAATGAATTTGTTTATTGCCTATTTAGGCATAGCAGTGATGGTCGGTTTGTCAGGTATTGGTAGTGCTTTTGGTGTAACTATTGCCGGTAATGCTGCAATTGGTGCTTTAAAGAAAAATGATTCTGCATTTGGTAACTTTTTGGTGTTAACAGCTCTTCCTGGAACGCAAGGATTATATGGTTTTGCAGGTTACTTTATGTTCCAAACGATTTTTGGAGTCTTAACTCCTTCTATTACAGCAATCCAAGCTGCCGCTGTGTTAGGAGCCGGTATTGGTTTGGGTTTAGTAGCTTTATTCTCTGCTATTCGCCAGGGACAAGTTTGTGCGAATGGTATTGCAGCTATCGGTCAAGGTTATAATGTATTTGGTAATACGCTGATATTAGCTGTATTCCCTGAACTTTATGCTATTGTGGCTTTAGCTGCTACCTTCCTAATGGGAAGTGCATTAGTATAA
- a CDS encoding V-type ATPase 116kDa subunit family protein, translating to MIAKMKKVTFLAYYKEYDAFLNNIRNLGVVHIAEKQQGVLDNQALQEQIRLSSRLAAAVKYEESLSYVPLKSRKIYEPTLENGLEGLSKYETLVADRNHTQQELQAFEKEFAAIEPWGNFKLERIQQLHDAGFEVRFFICSENKYKKEWEEKYNALEINHLSSKIYFITITPNAEEVDIDAEPVKCPTHSYEYAQYWKIEKELDLEDNRCNFEDLAEQYLDAMKAAYKETMRSIELSKVMLNTEKTAGEKLMLLQGWIPSEKTPDLLTFLDKQQVYYEVQEPTPQDNVPILLNNKGWFAWFEPICKLYMLPKYNELDLTPFFAPFFMLFFGLCLGDSGYGLFLFLGVTGYRLFAKKIGSTMKPILSLVQLLAISTFFCGMLTGNFFGANFYNLDWPFIQRMKSAIAMDNNDMFRLSLILGVVQILFGMVLKCVNQAIQFGFKYAVGTIGWVLLLLSMAFAVLFPSILPMGGGVHMVILIICGLMIFLYNSPDKNIFINFGLGLWDSYNMVTGLLGDVLSYVRLFALGLSGGILASVFNSLAVGMKPDNIIAGPIVMVLIFVLGHSINIFMNVLGAMVHPMRLTFVEFFKNSGYEGGGKEYKPFSN from the coding sequence ATGATTGCAAAAATGAAAAAAGTAACATTTTTGGCTTATTATAAGGAGTATGATGCTTTTCTGAATAATATTCGCAATTTGGGTGTTGTGCATATAGCAGAAAAACAACAAGGTGTACTTGATAATCAAGCTTTGCAGGAACAAATAAGGCTTTCTTCCCGATTGGCTGCTGCTGTGAAATATGAAGAGAGTTTATCATATGTTCCTCTGAAAAGTAGAAAAATATATGAACCAACTCTTGAAAATGGATTAGAAGGCTTGAGTAAATATGAGACGCTTGTTGCTGATAGAAATCATACTCAACAAGAGTTACAAGCATTTGAAAAAGAGTTTGCAGCTATTGAGCCTTGGGGTAATTTTAAATTGGAAAGAATTCAGCAGTTGCATGACGCGGGATTTGAAGTGAGGTTTTTTATCTGTTCTGAAAATAAATATAAAAAAGAATGGGAAGAAAAATATAATGCTTTGGAGATAAATCATTTGTCATCAAAGATTTATTTTATTACTATAACTCCAAATGCCGAAGAGGTAGATATTGATGCTGAACCAGTAAAATGTCCTACTCATTCTTATGAATATGCTCAATATTGGAAGATTGAAAAAGAACTCGATTTGGAAGATAATCGTTGTAATTTTGAAGATTTGGCAGAGCAATATTTGGATGCAATGAAGGCTGCGTATAAGGAAACGATGCGTAGCATAGAACTTTCTAAAGTAATGCTTAATACTGAAAAGACAGCTGGTGAAAAGTTAATGTTGCTGCAAGGGTGGATTCCTTCGGAAAAAACTCCGGATTTACTTACCTTTTTGGATAAACAACAAGTTTATTATGAGGTGCAAGAACCAACTCCTCAGGATAATGTACCTATTTTGCTTAATAACAAGGGTTGGTTTGCATGGTTTGAGCCTATATGCAAGCTTTACATGTTGCCTAAATATAATGAATTGGACCTGACTCCATTCTTCGCTCCATTTTTTATGTTATTTTTTGGGCTTTGTTTAGGAGACTCAGGGTATGGTTTGTTTTTGTTTTTGGGAGTGACAGGTTATCGTTTGTTCGCTAAGAAGATAGGTTCTACGATGAAGCCGATTCTCTCATTGGTGCAACTTTTAGCTATATCTACATTCTTTTGTGGAATGCTCACCGGAAACTTCTTTGGAGCCAATTTCTATAATTTGGACTGGCCTTTTATTCAGCGAATGAAATCGGCGATTGCGATGGATAATAATGATATGTTTCGTCTTTCATTAATCCTTGGAGTGGTACAGATTCTCTTTGGTATGGTACTGAAATGTGTAAACCAAGCTATTCAGTTTGGCTTTAAATATGCTGTAGGTACTATTGGTTGGGTGTTATTGTTACTTTCTATGGCCTTTGCCGTACTATTTCCTTCTATCCTTCCTATGGGTGGAGGAGTACATATGGTGATTTTGATCATTTGCGGTTTAATGATTTTCTTGTATAATAGTCCAGATAAAAATATTTTTATCAACTTTGGCCTTGGACTTTGGGATTCATATAACATGGTAACAGGTTTATTAGGAGATGTACTCTCATATGTTCGTTTGTTTGCTTTGGGTTTGTCAGGTGGTATTTTGGCAAGTGTCTTTAATAGCTTAGCAGTAGGAATGAAACCTGATAATATTATAGCAGGTCCGATAGTAATGGTCTTGATTTTTGTGCTTGGTCACTCAATTAATATCTTTATGAATGTTCTTGGTGCTATGGTACATCCAATGCGTTTGACTTTTGTAGAGTTTTTTAAGAACTCCGGTTATGAAGGTGGTGGAAAAGAATACAAGCCTTTTAGTAATTAG
- a CDS encoding V-type ATP synthase subunit B, whose protein sequence is MATKAFQKIYTRITQITKATCSLKATGVGYDELATVNGKLAQVVKMAGDEVTLQIFEGTEGIPTNAEVVFLGKAPTLKVGEQLSGRFFNAFGDPIDGGPVTEGNEIEIGGPSVNPVRRKQPSELIATGIAGIDLNNTLVSGQKIPFFADPDQPFNQVMANVALRAETDKIILGGMGMTNDDYLYFKNVFSNAGALDRIVSFVNTTENPPVERLLIPDMALTAAEYFAVENNEKVLVLLTDMTSYADALAIVSNRMDQIPSKDSMPGSIYSDLAKIYEKAVQFPNGGSITIIAVTTLSGGDITHAVPDNTGYITEGQLFLRRDSDIGKVIVDPFRSLSRLKQLVIGKKTRRDHPQVMNAAVRLYADAANAKTKLENGFDLTNYDERTLSFAKDYSTQLLAIDVNLDTTEMLDVAWGLFAKYFRSEEVNIKQDLVNEFWK, encoded by the coding sequence ATGGCAACAAAAGCATTTCAAAAAATATATACTAGAATAACTCAAATAACTAAAGCTACTTGTTCGCTAAAGGCTACTGGAGTAGGATATGACGAGTTGGCTACAGTAAATGGCAAGCTTGCACAGGTTGTGAAAATGGCTGGTGATGAGGTTACTTTACAGATTTTTGAAGGAACAGAGGGTATTCCTACTAATGCCGAAGTGGTATTTCTAGGTAAAGCACCTACTTTAAAAGTAGGTGAGCAACTTTCAGGACGTTTTTTTAATGCGTTTGGAGATCCGATTGATGGAGGTCCGGTTACTGAAGGAAACGAAATTGAAATTGGCGGCCCTTCAGTGAATCCGGTACGTCGTAAGCAACCTTCAGAATTAATAGCAACAGGTATTGCTGGTATTGATTTGAATAATACGTTGGTTTCCGGTCAGAAAATTCCATTTTTTGCAGATCCCGATCAACCTTTTAACCAAGTGATGGCAAATGTGGCTCTTAGAGCTGAAACAGATAAGATCATTTTGGGTGGTATGGGTATGACAAATGATGATTACTTGTATTTTAAGAATGTGTTTTCTAATGCCGGAGCATTAGATCGTATTGTCAGTTTTGTAAATACAACTGAAAATCCTCCTGTAGAGCGTCTTCTAATTCCGGATATGGCTTTGACTGCAGCAGAATATTTTGCGGTAGAGAATAATGAAAAAGTATTGGTGTTACTTACTGATATGACCTCTTATGCTGATGCTTTGGCCATTGTTTCTAATCGTATGGATCAAATTCCATCAAAAGATTCTATGCCGGGCTCTATCTATTCTGATTTGGCTAAAATTTATGAAAAGGCTGTGCAGTTCCCCAATGGCGGTTCTATTACCATTATTGCGGTTACTACTTTATCGGGTGGCGACATTACACATGCGGTTCCTGATAACACCGGTTATATTACCGAAGGGCAGCTATTCCTTCGTCGTGACAGTGATATTGGTAAAGTCATTGTTGATCCATTCCGTTCTTTGTCTCGTTTGAAACAATTGGTTATCGGTAAGAAAACTCGTAGGGACCATCCTCAGGTGATGAATGCCGCGGTACGTCTTTATGCAGATGCTGCAAATGCAAAAACTAAATTAGAGAATGGATTCGATCTGACCAATTATGATGAACGTACTCTTTCTTTTGCTAAAGATTATTCTACTCAATTGTTGGCTATTGATGTCAATCTGGATACTACAGAAATGCTTGATGTAGCTTGGGGCTTGTTTGCTAAATACTTCCGTTCTGAAGAAGTTAATATTAAACAAGATTTAGTGAATGAGTTTTGGAAATAA
- a CDS encoding glycosyltransferase yields the protein MMNELLSPDYIFEVSWEVCNKVGGIYTVLSTRAKTLQAGFRDRIIFIGPDMWLNKENPLFLESETLFLEWRKHALEKENLSIRIGRWNIPGEPIVMLVDFQCFFENKNEIYTQMWNSFQVDSLHAYGDYDEASMFSYAAARVTESFYNYNLSETDKVVYQAHEWMSGLGALYLQSAIPEIATIFTTHATSIGRSIAGNNKPLYDYLFAYNGDQMARELNMESKHSIEKQTAHYVDCFTTVSEITNIECKQLLDREADIVLMNGFEDDFVPKGDRFIGKRKRARAAMLHVANCLLGTNWGDETLIIGTSGRYEFKNKGIDLFLESLHQLKNDVNNCHNVLAFINVPAWVGEPREDLLMRLKDHSKYITPLNSPHITHWLHNEENDRILNMLTHLGLENAPEDKVKVIFVPCYLNGRDGIFNKEYYDLLLGQDLSVYPSYYEPWGYTPLESIAFGVPTITTDLAGFGLWVKGLKNFRNINDGVEVLHRTDNNYSEVAEGIKDIILSFALKTNEEKKSISKRAMEIAEQALWKHFIKYYYKAYDIALHRVNKRK from the coding sequence ATGATGAATGAGTTATTATCTCCTGATTACATTTTCGAGGTAAGTTGGGAGGTCTGTAATAAAGTGGGGGGAATTTATACTGTATTGTCTACCAGGGCGAAGACTTTGCAGGCTGGCTTTCGCGATAGAATAATATTTATAGGCCCTGACATGTGGCTAAATAAAGAAAACCCGCTGTTTCTTGAATCGGAAACATTGTTTTTAGAATGGCGTAAGCATGCTTTGGAGAAAGAAAATTTGTCTATTCGTATAGGACGATGGAACATTCCGGGAGAACCCATTGTTATGCTGGTCGATTTTCAATGTTTCTTTGAAAATAAAAATGAGATTTATACTCAAATGTGGAACAGTTTTCAGGTAGATTCACTTCATGCTTATGGAGATTATGATGAAGCATCAATGTTTTCTTATGCTGCCGCTAGAGTAACTGAAAGTTTCTACAATTATAACTTATCGGAAACTGATAAGGTGGTTTATCAAGCTCATGAATGGATGAGTGGATTGGGAGCTCTCTATTTACAATCTGCTATTCCTGAGATTGCGACGATCTTTACTACACATGCCACTTCTATAGGACGTTCTATAGCAGGAAACAATAAACCTTTATACGATTATCTTTTTGCTTATAATGGTGATCAGATGGCGCGGGAATTAAATATGGAGTCTAAGCATTCTATTGAGAAACAGACTGCTCATTATGTAGATTGTTTTACTACGGTAAGTGAGATAACTAATATTGAATGTAAGCAGCTTCTTGATCGAGAGGCAGATATTGTTTTAATGAATGGCTTTGAAGATGATTTTGTTCCTAAAGGTGATCGATTTATAGGAAAGCGTAAAAGAGCACGGGCAGCTATGTTGCATGTTGCAAATTGCTTATTAGGAACTAATTGGGGAGATGAAACACTTATCATAGGGACGAGCGGACGTTATGAATTTAAAAATAAAGGGATTGATCTCTTTTTAGAATCGTTGCATCAGCTGAAGAATGATGTTAATAATTGCCATAATGTTTTAGCCTTTATTAATGTACCTGCATGGGTAGGAGAGCCTCGTGAAGATTTATTGATGCGTTTGAAAGATCACTCAAAATACATTACTCCGTTGAACTCGCCTCATATAACTCATTGGTTGCATAATGAAGAGAATGATAGAATCTTAAATATGCTTACTCATCTTGGTTTGGAGAATGCTCCTGAAGATAAAGTGAAAGTTATTTTTGTTCCTTGTTATTTGAATGGAAGAGATGGAATTTTTAACAAAGAATATTATGATTTGCTTTTGGGGCAAGATTTAAGTGTTTATCCTTCATATTATGAACCTTGGGGATATACACCTTTAGAAAGTATAGCTTTTGGGGTTCCTACTATTACTACAGATCTTGCAGGCTTTGGGCTTTGGGTTAAAGGACTTAAAAACTTTAGAAATATAAATGATGGAGTAGAAGTACTGCATCGAACGGATAATAATTATTCTGAAGTAGCAGAAGGTATCAAGGATATAATTTTATCTTTTGCGTTGAAAACAAATGAAGAAAAAAAGAGTATAAGCAAGCGGGCAATGGAAATTGCTGAACAGGCTCTATGGAAACATTTTATTAAGTACTATTACAAAGCTTATGATATAGCTTTGCATAGAGTAAACAAGAGAAAATAA
- a CDS encoding DUF2764 family protein gives MSKYYCLIAGLPELTLEDSKLNYTVESFKTDLYSELSAADKHLVDLFYLKFDNANVLKLLKDKDASIDIRGVFSVEQLSESISFIKESGTPEKSYLPSYLSSFISSYFIDTNSHEQILQEDALAGAYYAYAMQCSNKFVSSWFAFNLNVNNILLALTARKYKQDVALNIVGDTEICELLRSSGARDFGLSNEIEYFEQLSVISEITELVEREKKVDLLKWEWIENAVFFNYFSIERVFAFLLNLEMLERWISMDKEKGNLLFRNMIDALKNDVQIPAEFR, from the coding sequence ATGAGTAAATATTATTGCTTAATAGCAGGTTTGCCGGAATTAACTTTGGAAGATAGTAAGCTAAACTACACAGTAGAGAGCTTTAAAACAGATCTGTATTCTGAATTATCAGCAGCGGACAAGCACTTAGTTGATTTGTTTTATTTAAAATTTGATAATGCAAATGTGTTGAAATTGCTTAAAGATAAGGACGCTTCTATCGATATTAGAGGAGTTTTTTCTGTCGAACAACTTTCCGAATCGATTTCTTTTATCAAAGAATCAGGCACACCGGAAAAAAGCTATCTTCCCTCTTATTTATCTTCTTTTATTTCTTCTTATTTTATAGATACAAATAGTCATGAACAAATTTTGCAGGAGGATGCTCTTGCAGGAGCTTATTATGCATATGCAATGCAATGTAGTAATAAATTTGTGTCTTCTTGGTTCGCTTTCAATCTAAATGTAAATAATATTTTGTTGGCTTTGACAGCTAGAAAATATAAGCAAGATGTTGCTTTGAACATTGTAGGGGATACGGAGATATGCGAATTATTGCGCTCTTCGGGTGCACGTGATTTCGGCCTGTCTAATGAAATTGAATATTTCGAACAATTGTCCGTTATAAGTGAAATAACTGAATTGGTAGAACGAGAAAAGAAAGTGGATCTTCTGAAATGGGAATGGATTGAAAATGCAGTTTTCTTTAATTATTTTTCAATAGAACGTGTTTTTGCATTTCTATTGAATTTGGAAATGCTCGAACGATGGATTTCGATGGATAAAGAAAAGGGTAATTTGTTATTTAGAAATATGATTGACGCATTGAAGAATGATGTGCAGATACCCGCAGAATTCAGATAA
- a CDS encoding V-type ATP synthase subunit A, protein MATKGTVSGVIANMVTLVVDGPVAQNEICYISTGGDKLMAEVIKVVGTYAYVQVFESTRGLTIGAEAEFSNHMLEVTLGPGMLSKNYDGLQNDLDKMDGVFLKRGQYTFPLDKDNKWHFVPLLKTGDEVVAASWLGQVDENSQPLKIMAPFSLQGSCKVKSIVDEGDYGLYDVLAVLVDDEGNELEVNMIQKWPVKRPMTNYKEKPRPFKLLETGVRVIDTVNPIVEGGTGFIPGPFGTGKTVLQHAISKQAEADIVIIAACGERANEVVEIFTEFPELIDPHTGRKLMERTIIIANTSNMPVAAREASVYTAMTIAEFYRAMGLKVLLMADSTSRWAQALREMSNRMEELPGPDAFPMDLSSIISNFYGRAGYVLLNNGETGSITFIGTVSPAGGNLKEPVTENTKKVARCFYALEQDRADRKRYPAVNPIDSYSKYIEYPEFEEYITKHINADWLGKVNEIKTRLQRGKEIAEQINILGDDGVPVEYHVTFWKSELIDFVILQQDAFDEIDAVTPMERQEAILNAVIDICHTEFVFENFNEVMDYFKKMINVCKQMNYSEFKSKEYEGFLKQLAELVEERKA, encoded by the coding sequence ATGGCAACAAAAGGAACTGTGAGTGGTGTTATAGCCAATATGGTAACTCTCGTCGTTGATGGACCGGTAGCACAAAATGAAATTTGTTACATATCTACTGGTGGAGATAAATTGATGGCGGAGGTTATCAAAGTCGTAGGTACTTACGCATATGTACAGGTCTTTGAAAGTACTAGAGGGTTGACAATTGGAGCTGAAGCTGAATTTTCTAACCACATGTTAGAGGTTACTTTAGGACCTGGTATGCTTTCTAAGAATTATGATGGATTACAAAATGACCTTGATAAAATGGATGGAGTATTTCTCAAAAGAGGACAATATACTTTCCCATTAGATAAGGATAATAAATGGCATTTTGTACCGTTATTGAAAACAGGGGATGAAGTGGTAGCTGCTAGCTGGTTGGGACAGGTTGATGAAAATTCTCAGCCTCTTAAAATAATGGCACCATTTTCTCTTCAAGGTTCATGTAAGGTAAAATCTATAGTAGATGAAGGCGACTATGGTCTTTATGATGTCTTGGCGGTTTTAGTAGATGATGAAGGGAATGAGTTAGAGGTAAATATGATTCAAAAATGGCCTGTAAAGAGGCCTATGACGAATTACAAAGAGAAACCTAGACCTTTCAAACTGCTAGAAACCGGAGTCCGTGTTATTGATACAGTGAATCCTATTGTAGAAGGAGGTACGGGATTTATTCCAGGACCTTTTGGTACAGGTAAAACGGTACTTCAGCATGCTATATCTAAACAAGCGGAAGCTGATATAGTAATTATAGCTGCTTGTGGAGAACGTGCCAATGAGGTGGTTGAGATCTTTACGGAATTTCCGGAACTTATTGATCCGCATACGGGGCGTAAATTGATGGAACGTACTATTATTATTGCTAATACATCTAATATGCCGGTAGCTGCTCGTGAGGCATCTGTATATACTGCAATGACGATTGCTGAGTTTTACCGTGCTATGGGATTGAAAGTCCTATTAATGGCTGACTCTACTTCTCGTTGGGCTCAGGCTCTTCGTGAAATGTCCAATCGTATGGAAGAGTTACCTGGTCCTGATGCTTTCCCAATGGATTTATCTTCTATTATTTCGAATTTTTATGGTCGTGCAGGCTATGTATTATTGAATAATGGAGAGACGGGATCTATTACTTTTATTGGAACTGTGTCTCCGGCTGGTGGTAACTTAAAAGAACCGGTAACAGAAAACACGAAAAAGGTGGCTCGTTGCTTCTATGCACTTGAGCAGGATCGTGCTGATAGAAAACGTTACCCGGCGGTAAATCCTATTGATTCTTATTCGAAGTATATTGAATATCCTGAGTTTGAGGAGTATATAACGAAACATATTAATGCGGATTGGCTAGGCAAGGTTAATGAGATTAAAACTCGTCTTCAGCGTGGTAAAGAGATTGCTGAGCAAATTAATATCTTGGGTGATGATGGAGTTCCAGTAGAGTATCACGTAACTTTTTGGAAATCTGAATTAATTGATTTCGTGATTCTTCAGCAGGATGCCTTTGATGAAATTGATGCAGTTACTCCAATGGAACGGCAAGAAGCTATTCTGAATGCGGTGATTGATATCTGCCATACAGAGTTTGTTTTTGAGAATTTTAATGAAGTAATGGATTATTTCAAGAAGATGATCAATGTTTGTAAACAAATGAACTATTCGGAATTTAAATCAAAAGAATATGAAGGTTTTCTGAAGCAATTAGCAGAGTTAGTTGAAGAAAGAAAAGCATAA
- a CDS encoding V-type ATP synthase subunit D — protein sequence MAIKFQYNKTSHQQLEKQLKVRIRTLPIIKNKESALRMEVKRCKADATMLEDRLEKQIQNYEAMFVLWNEFDSSLIRVKDVHLGVKKIAGVRVPLLENVDFEIHPYSLFNAPKWYADGIHLLKDLAKTAIEREFMLAKLNLLEYARKKTTQKVNLFEKVQIPGYQDALRKIKRFMEDEENLSKSSQKILKSQQEKRKEVEE from the coding sequence ATGGCTATAAAATTTCAATATAATAAAACGTCTCATCAGCAGTTGGAAAAGCAACTAAAGGTGCGTATACGTACTTTGCCTATCATTAAAAATAAGGAAAGTGCGTTACGAATGGAGGTGAAGCGTTGCAAGGCTGATGCGACGATGCTGGAGGACAGACTTGAAAAGCAAATTCAAAATTATGAAGCCATGTTTGTACTTTGGAATGAATTTGACAGCTCTTTAATAAGAGTAAAGGATGTTCATCTCGGAGTTAAGAAAATAGCAGGTGTACGTGTTCCTCTGTTAGAAAATGTGGATTTTGAAATTCATCCATACAGTTTGTTTAACGCTCCTAAATGGTATGCTGATGGCATTCATTTACTTAAAGATCTTGCTAAGACTGCTATTGAAAGAGAATTTATGCTAGCTAAGCTTAATCTGTTGGAGTATGCACGTAAAAAGACTACTCAAAAAGTGAATCTTTTTGAAAAAGTGCAGATACCCGGATATCAAGATGCGCTGCGTAAAATTAAACGTTTCATGGAGGATGAAGAAAACTTGTCTAAGTCGTCTCAGAAAATCTTGAAGTCACAACAAGAGAAAAGAAAGGAGGTTGAGGAATGA